From one Lotus japonicus ecotype B-129 chromosome 3, LjGifu_v1.2 genomic stretch:
- the LOC130745172 gene encoding probable serine/threonine-protein kinase WNK5 isoform X2: MLKRIHLVDMDVYRKKYPQVDIRALKNWARQILSGLEYLHSHDPPVIHRDLKCDNIFVNGHLGQVKIGDLGLAAILSGSQQAHSVIGTPEFMAPELYEEEYNELVDIYSFGMCMIELFTLEFPYSECSNPAQIYKKVTSGKLPDAFYRINDLEAQRFVGKCLTNVSERLSAKELMLDPFLAMDQLSSPLPSPTLPKKHASLLNFNAEVSKEQPSMCDQTKTTHMTITGTINEEDNTVFLKVQISNKTGNTRNIYFPFDMINDTAIEVAMEMVKELEISDLEPVEIAEMIEEEISTLVPTWRDFGTSKYQRQHSFNYEEDDGISNHHRFFSLSSRSSSHGSLPMFDSSYKNIHLYQNHNTFAQDWNQDDLSMNDDESSQSSMNSLRCFDIHCCDSGNEHEHGATFAVGAELLCSTPKANNKCTRFCPREEVMEVDITKQFCNMRMDSHSHRYHGPGHGCRRLKRIHSYVDVRRPQLQRSLMEEMHKRRVIKTVGAVENFGFQDPEEGGCFSC, translated from the exons ATGTTGAAACGGATCCATCTGGTCGATATGGACGT GTATAGAAAGAAGTACCCTCAAGTAGATATCAGAGCACTGAAGAACTGGGCTCGCCAGATTCTAAGTGGTTTGGAGTATTTGCACAGCCATGATCCTCCAGTGATACACAGAGACCTCAAGTGTGACAACATCTTCGTAAATGGCCATCTGGGGCAGGTCAAGATCGGTGACTTAGGCCTTGCAGCCATTCTTAGTGGCTCCCAACAAGCCCATAGTGTCATAG GTACACCAGAATTTATGGCACCAGAATTGTATGAAGAAGAGTACAATGAATTGGTAGACATATACTCCTTTGGGATGTGCATGATAGAGTTGTTCACTTTGGAGTTCCCATACAGCGAGTGCTCCAACCCTGCTCAAATATACAAGAAAGTTACTTCT GGGAAGCTGCCAGATGCATTTTACAGAATTAATGATTTGGAAGCTCAAAGGTTTGTGGGAAAGTGTTTGACAAATGTCTCTGAGAGGTTGTCAGCAAAGGAGCTCATGTTGGACCCGTTTTTAGCCATGGACCAACTTAGCTCACCATTGCCAAGCCCAACATTACCTAAAAAACATGCTAGCCTGCTCAATTTCAATGCAGAAGTTTCCAAAGAGCAACCTTCAATGTGTGACCAAACAAAGACCACACACATGACCATCACAGGGACAATAAATGAAGAGGATAATACAGTTTTCCTTAAAGTACAAATTTCTAACAAAACTG GGAATACAAGAAATATATACTTTCCCTTTGATATGATAAATGACACTGCTATTGAGGTGGCAATGGAGATGGTTAAGGAACTGGAAATTAGTGACTTGGAACCAGTAGAGATTGCTGAAATGATTGAGGAGGAGATATCAACATTAGTTCCAACGTGGAGAGATTTTGGTACTTCTAAGTATCAGCGACAACACAGTTTTAactatgaagaagatgatggtatCAGTAACCACCATCGTTTCTTCTCATTATCTTCTCGCTCTTCCTCTCACGGTTCTCTCCCAATGTTTGATTCTTCCTACAAGAACATCCACCTTTATCAGAACCATAACACTTTTGCTCAAGATTGGAATCAAG ATGATCTATCTATGAATGATGATGAAAGCTCTCAGAGCTCAATGAACTCCTTGAGGTGTTTCGATATCCACTGCTGCGACTCAGGGAATGAACATGAGCATGGTGCAACTTTTGCAGTAGGAGCAGAACTACTTTGCAGTACGCCAAAGGCCAACAACAAGTGCACAAGATTCTGTCCTCGAGAAGAGGTGATGGAGGTTGATATCACTAAACAGTTTTGCAACATGAGAATGGATTCTCACTCTCATAGATATCATGGACCGGGACATGGATGTCGAAGGTTGAAAAGGATACACTCGTATGTTGATGTGAGGAGACCACAACTGCAAAGATCACTGATGGAGGAGATGCACAAGAGGAGGGTGATCAAGACGGTTGGAGCTGTTGAGAACTTTGGGTTTCAGGATCCAGAAGAAGGTGGATGTTTTTCTTGTTGA
- the LOC130745172 gene encoding probable serine/threonine-protein kinase WNK5 isoform X1, which yields MYKGRLGGKAQLIGYVETDPSGRYGRFRDILGKGAMKVVYRAFDEVLGIEVAWNQVKLGDAFNSPDKLHRLYSENHLLKNLDHDSIITFHNSWIDVHCRTFNFITELFTSGTLREYRKKYPQVDIRALKNWARQILSGLEYLHSHDPPVIHRDLKCDNIFVNGHLGQVKIGDLGLAAILSGSQQAHSVIGTPEFMAPELYEEEYNELVDIYSFGMCMIELFTLEFPYSECSNPAQIYKKVTSGKLPDAFYRINDLEAQRFVGKCLTNVSERLSAKELMLDPFLAMDQLSSPLPSPTLPKKHASLLNFNAEVSKEQPSMCDQTKTTHMTITGTINEEDNTVFLKVQISNKTGNTRNIYFPFDMINDTAIEVAMEMVKELEISDLEPVEIAEMIEEEISTLVPTWRDFGTSKYQRQHSFNYEEDDGISNHHRFFSLSSRSSSHGSLPMFDSSYKNIHLYQNHNTFAQDWNQDDLSMNDDESSQSSMNSLRCFDIHCCDSGNEHEHGATFAVGAELLCSTPKANNKCTRFCPREEVMEVDITKQFCNMRMDSHSHRYHGPGHGCRRLKRIHSYVDVRRPQLQRSLMEEMHKRRVIKTVGAVENFGFQDPEEGGCFSC from the exons ATGTACAAGGGGAGATTGGGAGGCAAAGCTCAGCTTATTGGATATGTTGAAACGGATCCATCTGGTCGATATGGACGT TTCAGGGATATTTTAGGCAAAGGAGCCATGAAGGTAGTGTATAGGGCATTTGATGAGGTACTTGGAATAGAAGTGGCTTGGAACCAAGTTAAGCTTGGTGATGCCTTCAATTCACCTGACAAACTTCATCGCCTGTATTCAGAGAATCATCTCCTCAAGAACTTGGACCATGACTCTATCATCACCTTCCATAATTCTTGGATTGATGTCCATTGTAGAACTTTCAACTTCATCACTGAGCTGTTCACCTCTGGCACCCTACGAGA GTATAGAAAGAAGTACCCTCAAGTAGATATCAGAGCACTGAAGAACTGGGCTCGCCAGATTCTAAGTGGTTTGGAGTATTTGCACAGCCATGATCCTCCAGTGATACACAGAGACCTCAAGTGTGACAACATCTTCGTAAATGGCCATCTGGGGCAGGTCAAGATCGGTGACTTAGGCCTTGCAGCCATTCTTAGTGGCTCCCAACAAGCCCATAGTGTCATAG GTACACCAGAATTTATGGCACCAGAATTGTATGAAGAAGAGTACAATGAATTGGTAGACATATACTCCTTTGGGATGTGCATGATAGAGTTGTTCACTTTGGAGTTCCCATACAGCGAGTGCTCCAACCCTGCTCAAATATACAAGAAAGTTACTTCT GGGAAGCTGCCAGATGCATTTTACAGAATTAATGATTTGGAAGCTCAAAGGTTTGTGGGAAAGTGTTTGACAAATGTCTCTGAGAGGTTGTCAGCAAAGGAGCTCATGTTGGACCCGTTTTTAGCCATGGACCAACTTAGCTCACCATTGCCAAGCCCAACATTACCTAAAAAACATGCTAGCCTGCTCAATTTCAATGCAGAAGTTTCCAAAGAGCAACCTTCAATGTGTGACCAAACAAAGACCACACACATGACCATCACAGGGACAATAAATGAAGAGGATAATACAGTTTTCCTTAAAGTACAAATTTCTAACAAAACTG GGAATACAAGAAATATATACTTTCCCTTTGATATGATAAATGACACTGCTATTGAGGTGGCAATGGAGATGGTTAAGGAACTGGAAATTAGTGACTTGGAACCAGTAGAGATTGCTGAAATGATTGAGGAGGAGATATCAACATTAGTTCCAACGTGGAGAGATTTTGGTACTTCTAAGTATCAGCGACAACACAGTTTTAactatgaagaagatgatggtatCAGTAACCACCATCGTTTCTTCTCATTATCTTCTCGCTCTTCCTCTCACGGTTCTCTCCCAATGTTTGATTCTTCCTACAAGAACATCCACCTTTATCAGAACCATAACACTTTTGCTCAAGATTGGAATCAAG ATGATCTATCTATGAATGATGATGAAAGCTCTCAGAGCTCAATGAACTCCTTGAGGTGTTTCGATATCCACTGCTGCGACTCAGGGAATGAACATGAGCATGGTGCAACTTTTGCAGTAGGAGCAGAACTACTTTGCAGTACGCCAAAGGCCAACAACAAGTGCACAAGATTCTGTCCTCGAGAAGAGGTGATGGAGGTTGATATCACTAAACAGTTTTGCAACATGAGAATGGATTCTCACTCTCATAGATATCATGGACCGGGACATGGATGTCGAAGGTTGAAAAGGATACACTCGTATGTTGATGTGAGGAGACCACAACTGCAAAGATCACTGATGGAGGAGATGCACAAGAGGAGGGTGATCAAGACGGTTGGAGCTGTTGAGAACTTTGGGTTTCAGGATCCAGAAGAAGGTGGATGTTTTTCTTGTTGA